One Chitinophagaceae bacterium C216 genomic window carries:
- the bshB1 gene encoding N-acetyl-alpha-D-glucosaminyl L-malate deacetylase 1, which produces MKLDILAIGVHPDDVELGCAGTIIKEIRNGKKVGIIDLTQGELGTRGSAATRHAEATAAAQIMGVAVRENLKMRDGFFKNDEEHQLQLIRAIRKYQPDIILGNVRKDRHPDHGRAGDLINDACFLSGLLKIETMDENGKPQQKWRPRYFLQYIQDWFYEPDILIDISDVIDKKMKAIEAYTTQFHTPTSEDGPVTYISTPEFKESLLARMRMLGRRIGVKYAEGFISDKHIGIHSLDNLILQET; this is translated from the coding sequence ATGAAACTGGATATATTAGCCATTGGAGTGCATCCAGACGATGTGGAGCTAGGTTGTGCAGGCACCATCATTAAAGAGATAAGAAACGGTAAAAAGGTTGGAATTATTGACCTTACGCAAGGGGAGTTGGGAACACGAGGCTCAGCAGCCACCCGTCATGCTGAAGCTACTGCTGCTGCTCAAATTATGGGAGTAGCGGTACGCGAAAACCTGAAAATGCGCGACGGCTTCTTTAAGAATGATGAAGAACATCAGCTACAACTTATCCGGGCTATTCGAAAATATCAGCCAGATATTATCCTGGGAAACGTTCGAAAAGACCGACATCCGGATCATGGTCGCGCCGGCGATCTCATCAATGATGCCTGCTTTTTATCAGGTCTTTTGAAAATCGAAACCATGGACGAAAATGGCAAGCCTCAGCAAAAATGGCGTCCTCGTTATTTTTTGCAATATATCCAAGACTGGTTCTATGAGCCTGACATATTGATTGATATAAGTGATGTAATTGATAAAAAAATGAAGGCCATAGAAGCGTATACTACACAATTTCATACACCTACCAGTGAAGATGGTCCTGTAACTTATATTTCTACTCCCGAATTCAAGGAAAGTTTGCTCGCGCGCATGCGCATGCTAGGAAGACGTATCGGTGTGAAATACGCCGAAGGCTTTATCAGTGATAAACATATCGGCATACATAGTTTAGACAACTTAATACTGCAAGAAACATAA
- the mutS_1 gene encoding DNA mismatch repair protein MutS, with the protein MLFLPTMSKANKPSETPLMQQHRAIKQKYPDAVLLFRVGDFYETFGQDAIIASQVLGITLTKRNNGAAASLDLAGFPHHALDTYLHKLVKAGYRVAICDQLEDPKQAKGIVKRGVTEMVTPGTAINDKLLEHKSNNFLAGVHFAGDNLFGLCFLDLSTGEFLIAEGDREYADKLLQSFAPSEVIFERHKQKAFRELFDARMYTYTLDEWIFDTAYAEETLLKHFQTHSLKGFGIEEYKQGITAAGAVIHYLKDTEHPNLQHITSIQCIHRNNFLWMDRFTIRNLELTYGNAEGNHTLLSVLDNTVSPMGARLLKRWLLFPLIDINQINERLQLVETFIKETDLRNDLSHAIKQCGDIERLISKIPTKKINPREVLQLAKGLKQVQQIKEWCTKHNNPYLQRIGDALNPCPLIAEKIFTEIIDNPPATIAKGGVINNGVNPELDELRDISQSGKAYLAKLQAIEAEKTGITSLKIGFNNVFGYYLEVTNSHKSRVPENWIRKQTLANAERYITPELKEYEEKITGAEEKILQIEAQLYDQLLSELMDYLQPVQTNGNLLAILDCLCCFAHNAIHYQYKKPELHEGDDWVVKEARHPVIERNLPPGESYIHNDIELNKTDQQIIILTGPNMSGKSALLRQVALITLMAHMGSFVPATEAKISLTDKIFTRVGASDNLSGGESTFMVEMNETAAIINNITPRSLVLLDEIGRGTSTYDGISIAWSIIEYLHQSPHQPKTLFATHYHELNELEEKFPRIKNYHITNKEAGNKIIFLRKLARGGSTHSFGIHVAKMAGMPPSLIQRANEILAHLESQHVDDNTNADQPVRRADKDLSEKIKNINTAQYQLSIFDAHSQTFEEIRQLLANIDINRLTPVEALLKLQEIKNMVK; encoded by the coding sequence TTGCTATTTTTGCCCACCATGTCCAAAGCAAACAAACCTTCAGAGACTCCATTAATGCAGCAGCACCGGGCTATTAAACAGAAATACCCTGATGCTGTCTTGCTGTTTCGGGTAGGAGATTTCTATGAAACTTTCGGACAAGACGCCATTATTGCCTCCCAGGTATTAGGTATTACCCTTACCAAAAGAAATAATGGCGCGGCTGCCTCTCTTGACCTAGCGGGCTTTCCGCATCATGCTTTAGACACTTATCTACATAAGCTGGTAAAAGCCGGCTATAGAGTAGCGATTTGTGACCAGCTGGAAGACCCCAAACAAGCCAAAGGGATTGTAAAGCGTGGCGTAACCGAGATGGTCACTCCCGGGACCGCCATCAACGATAAACTACTCGAGCATAAAAGCAATAACTTTCTGGCAGGTGTACATTTTGCCGGCGATAATTTGTTTGGGCTCTGCTTTCTAGATTTATCCACCGGTGAATTTCTAATTGCCGAAGGGGACAGAGAGTATGCAGATAAATTACTACAAAGCTTTGCCCCCTCGGAGGTAATTTTTGAGCGCCATAAACAAAAAGCCTTTCGGGAACTCTTCGATGCCAGAATGTATACTTATACGCTGGACGAATGGATATTTGATACCGCCTATGCAGAAGAAACGCTTTTGAAACATTTTCAAACGCATTCCCTTAAAGGCTTTGGAATAGAGGAATATAAACAGGGTATTACGGCAGCGGGTGCTGTGATCCATTATCTAAAGGATACAGAGCATCCCAATCTGCAACACATTACCTCTATACAATGCATTCACCGGAATAATTTTCTATGGATGGATCGCTTTACCATCCGTAATCTGGAGCTTACCTATGGCAATGCGGAGGGGAACCATACATTACTAAGTGTACTGGACAATACCGTGTCGCCCATGGGAGCCCGTCTTTTAAAACGCTGGTTACTCTTTCCACTTATCGATATCAATCAAATCAATGAAAGACTGCAACTGGTAGAAACTTTTATTAAAGAAACGGATCTCAGAAACGACCTCTCCCACGCCATTAAACAGTGTGGAGATATTGAAAGACTGATATCGAAAATACCTACCAAAAAAATCAACCCACGTGAGGTATTGCAGCTGGCTAAAGGATTAAAACAGGTGCAGCAGATTAAGGAATGGTGTACGAAGCACAATAATCCGTATCTGCAACGCATCGGTGATGCTTTGAATCCTTGCCCCCTGATTGCGGAAAAAATATTTACAGAAATTATAGATAATCCGCCAGCTACCATTGCCAAAGGAGGGGTAATTAATAATGGAGTTAACCCCGAGCTGGATGAGCTGCGCGATATTTCCCAAAGCGGCAAGGCTTATTTGGCCAAACTGCAAGCTATTGAAGCTGAAAAAACGGGCATTACTTCGCTTAAAATTGGGTTCAACAATGTCTTCGGTTATTATCTAGAAGTTACCAATAGCCATAAAAGCCGTGTTCCCGAAAACTGGATACGCAAACAAACCTTGGCAAATGCCGAACGCTACATTACGCCCGAACTAAAAGAGTACGAAGAAAAAATCACCGGGGCCGAAGAAAAAATTCTGCAAATCGAAGCACAGCTCTACGATCAATTGCTCAGTGAGCTGATGGATTATCTACAGCCTGTACAGACTAATGGGAACTTACTGGCAATACTGGATTGTCTCTGCTGTTTTGCTCATAATGCCATCCATTATCAATACAAAAAACCTGAGCTGCATGAAGGTGACGATTGGGTAGTGAAAGAGGCACGCCACCCGGTGATTGAGCGCAATCTGCCTCCGGGAGAAAGCTATATTCATAACGATATTGAACTGAATAAAACCGATCAGCAGATTATCATTCTTACCGGTCCTAATATGAGCGGTAAATCAGCATTGCTGCGGCAGGTGGCGCTGATTACTTTAATGGCTCATATGGGAAGTTTTGTGCCGGCAACCGAAGCGAAAATTTCGCTTACCGATAAAATATTTACACGTGTAGGAGCATCGGATAATCTAAGCGGTGGAGAAAGTACATTCATGGTAGAGATGAATGAGACTGCTGCTATTATTAATAATATTACACCGCGGAGTTTGGTATTGTTGGATGAAATAGGACGAGGCACTTCTACTTACGATGGAATTTCTATTGCCTGGAGCATTATCGAATACCTGCATCAATCGCCACACCAGCCTAAAACCCTATTTGCAACACACTACCACGAATTAAACGAACTGGAAGAAAAATTCCCGCGCATTAAGAATTATCATATCACAAATAAGGAAGCGGGCAATAAAATCATCTTCCTGCGCAAGCTGGCACGTGGGGGCAGTACCCATAGCTTCGGTATTCATGTGGCCAAAATGGCGGGGATGCCTCCTTCGCTTATTCAACGAGCAAATGAAATATTAGCCCATTTAGAATCGCAACATGTGGATGATAACACAAATGCGGATCAACCAGTCCGAAGAGCCGATAAAGATCTTTCGGAAAAAATAAAAAATATCAATACCGCCCAGTACCAGCTGTCGATATTTGACGCACATAGTCAAACTTTTGAAGAAATACGACAACTGCTTGCCAACATTGATATTAATAGGCTTACCCCTGTTGAAGCCCTTCTGAAACTGCAGGAAATAAAAAATATGGTCAAATAA
- the rppH_1 gene encoding RNA pyrophosphohydrolase translates to MYIIIYIHNKPVYLCDRLDSKLEQLHHRPDTIFIDELGTHSIKAMLREIALPEIHCGIFLHPDLEALKKAFFKKFEKHVAAGGLVLNDRKEILMIFRRGFWDLPKGHIDEGETLEACAIREVQEETGIQALEIIKPLTITYHTYEQGTHHILKESHWYLMSTPADSQLIPQTEEDIEQIEWVASEKLEAYIAKAYPSIRNVIQGYIENHTSQP, encoded by the coding sequence ATGTATATTATTATTTATATCCATAATAAACCCGTTTACCTCTGCGATCGGCTTGATTCCAAACTGGAGCAACTGCATCATCGGCCCGATACCATATTCATAGATGAACTAGGTACACATAGTATCAAAGCCATGCTCCGGGAAATAGCCCTTCCTGAAATCCACTGCGGTATTTTTTTGCATCCCGACTTGGAAGCGCTAAAAAAAGCGTTCTTTAAAAAATTTGAAAAGCATGTGGCCGCGGGAGGCCTGGTGCTTAACGATCGGAAAGAGATTTTGATGATTTTCCGCCGCGGCTTCTGGGATTTACCCAAAGGTCATATTGATGAAGGCGAAACATTAGAAGCCTGTGCCATTAGGGAGGTGCAGGAAGAAACCGGCATACAAGCGCTCGAGATTATTAAGCCGCTCACTATTACCTATCATACTTATGAACAAGGAACCCATCATATTCTGAAGGAATCGCACTGGTACCTGATGTCCACCCCCGCCGATTCCCAACTAATTCCCCAGACCGAAGAAGACATTGAACAGATTGAATGGGTAGCTTCGGAAAAGCTGGAAGCTTATATTGCCAAAGCTTATCCCTCCATAAGAAATGTAATACAGGGATATATTGAGAATCATACCTCCCAGCCTTAA
- the pyrE_2 gene encoding Orotate phosphoribosyltransferase — MNDAKVVAEKLLEANAVRLSPENPFTWASGWKSPIYCDNRSVLSYPYIRDFVKSELCNVLFEQFGEAEALAGVATAGIAWGAMAADQIKLPFLYVRPKPKDHGLGNQIEGRYEPGQKVVVVEDLVSTGKSSLQAVDALVAAGLEIVGMVSIFTYDFTVAKEAFEARNIRYQALTSYPVLLELALERGIIKPEQSELLLKWREDPANWTGI; from the coding sequence ATGAATGATGCAAAAGTAGTTGCAGAAAAATTACTGGAGGCGAATGCGGTGAGGCTGAGCCCCGAAAATCCATTTACTTGGGCCAGCGGCTGGAAGAGCCCCATTTATTGTGATAATCGCAGTGTATTGTCTTATCCTTATATCCGCGATTTTGTAAAAAGCGAGCTGTGTAATGTATTGTTTGAGCAGTTTGGAGAAGCGGAGGCCTTAGCCGGGGTGGCTACGGCCGGAATCGCATGGGGAGCTATGGCTGCCGATCAAATTAAGTTGCCTTTTTTATACGTAAGACCTAAACCCAAAGATCATGGCTTAGGTAATCAAATTGAGGGTAGATACGAACCCGGACAAAAAGTGGTGGTGGTGGAAGACTTGGTGAGTACCGGTAAGAGTAGCCTCCAGGCTGTAGATGCCCTTGTTGCTGCCGGACTGGAAATTGTGGGCATGGTATCTATTTTTACCTATGATTTTACAGTAGCGAAGGAGGCTTTTGAAGCTAGAAATATTAGATACCAGGCTTTGACGAGCTATCCGGTACTATTGGAGCTGGCGCTGGAAAGAGGTATTATTAAACCCGAACAATCTGAATTACTCTTAAAATGGAGAGAGGATCCTGCCAATTGGACAGGCATTTAA
- the sigE_1 gene encoding ECF RNA polymerase sigma factor SigE encodes MSQVIHITALRQADDETLLKEFTQTGNQHYLSELYLRYSEMLYGVCLKYLENAEDARDAVMHIYQELLNKVPRHEIRQFRSWVYTLTKNYCLMQLRSARKHITINLEQHPMQSEDFSHLDSVIEKEAAFKRLEKCIEKLPTDQKNSIKLFYYDNKCYNEIAEATGMDWNKVRSLIQNGRRNLKICMEKNAGK; translated from the coding sequence TTGTCACAGGTAATACATATAACAGCTTTACGGCAGGCCGATGATGAAACGCTCCTGAAGGAGTTCACCCAAACCGGCAATCAGCATTATTTGAGCGAACTGTATCTACGATATAGTGAGATGCTCTATGGGGTATGCTTGAAATATCTGGAAAATGCGGAGGACGCTAGAGATGCTGTAATGCATATTTATCAGGAGTTGTTGAATAAAGTCCCCCGACACGAAATTCGGCAATTCAGAAGCTGGGTATATACTCTTACCAAGAATTATTGCCTGATGCAATTACGTAGCGCTAGAAAGCATATTACCATAAATCTGGAACAGCACCCTATGCAATCGGAGGATTTTTCGCATCTGGATAGCGTGATTGAAAAAGAGGCAGCCTTCAAAAGGCTGGAAAAATGCATTGAAAAACTACCCACAGACCAGAAAAACAGCATCAAGCTGTTTTATTACGATAACAAATGCTATAACGAAATCGCGGAAGCTACGGGAATGGATTGGAATAAAGTGCGGAGTTTGATCCAGAATGGAAGGCGTAATCTTAAAATCTGTATGGAAAAAAATGCAGGAAAATAA
- the rocD gene encoding Ornithine aminotransferase, producing the protein MSAITPIATTDYFIQLEAQYGAHNYHPLPVVLSKGQGVHVWDVEGKRYFDFLSGYSAVNQGHCHPAIIAAFTEQAQQLTLTSRAFYNDKLGLFEEYITQLMGYDKVLPMNTGVEAVETAIKLCRKWAYEVKGIGKNAAKIVVCNDNFHGRTTTVVSFSSDISSRKNFGPYTPGFINIPYNDVESLQKVLETEENIVGFLVEPIQGEAGVIVPDEGYLHSCKKLCEKHGVLFIADEIQTGLCRTGKMLACDHEAVKPDILILGKALSGGTMPISAVLANDAIMLTIKPGEHGSTYGGNPLAAVTAIAALKVLQEENMAENAEMLGAYFREELRKTPSALLKEVRGKGLLNAIEINSGIEDDTAWNLCMALKENGLLAKPTHGNKIRLAPPLCITSEEIKECIFIIQKTLKEIE; encoded by the coding sequence ATGTCAGCCATTACACCTATTGCAACAACCGATTATTTCATTCAATTAGAAGCACAATATGGAGCCCATAACTATCATCCCCTGCCGGTAGTATTAAGTAAAGGACAGGGCGTACATGTATGGGATGTTGAGGGCAAAAGATATTTTGATTTCTTAAGTGGCTATTCTGCCGTAAATCAGGGACATTGTCATCCGGCAATCATAGCAGCTTTTACGGAACAAGCCCAACAGCTTACCCTTACCAGCAGAGCATTCTACAATGATAAATTAGGACTATTTGAAGAATATATCACCCAACTAATGGGCTATGATAAAGTACTGCCCATGAATACCGGGGTAGAAGCAGTAGAAACCGCTATCAAACTTTGCCGGAAATGGGCATACGAAGTAAAAGGCATCGGAAAAAATGCGGCAAAGATTGTAGTATGTAATGACAATTTTCATGGTCGTACTACTACTGTGGTATCATTTAGCTCTGATATTTCTTCTCGAAAGAACTTCGGGCCTTATACACCAGGCTTTATTAATATTCCCTATAACGATGTGGAGTCCTTGCAAAAAGTATTGGAAACCGAAGAAAACATTGTAGGGTTTCTGGTTGAGCCTATTCAAGGAGAAGCCGGTGTGATTGTACCCGACGAAGGCTATCTGCACTCCTGCAAGAAGCTTTGTGAAAAACACGGGGTACTGTTTATTGCCGACGAAATTCAGACGGGACTTTGCAGAACCGGAAAAATGCTGGCCTGTGACCACGAAGCCGTAAAACCCGATATTTTAATTCTTGGTAAAGCACTGAGTGGTGGTACCATGCCCATTAGCGCGGTGCTGGCCAATGATGCAATCATGCTGACAATCAAGCCCGGCGAACATGGATCGACTTATGGAGGAAACCCTCTAGCCGCAGTAACAGCCATCGCGGCTTTAAAAGTACTACAAGAAGAAAACATGGCAGAGAATGCCGAAATGCTGGGGGCCTATTTTAGGGAGGAGTTGCGTAAAACACCTTCTGCACTATTAAAAGAAGTGCGCGGCAAAGGTTTACTAAATGCTATCGAAATCAATAGTGGCATAGAGGATGATACTGCTTGGAATCTTTGCATGGCTTTAAAAGAAAATGGCTTATTGGCCAAACCCACTCATGGTAATAAGATAAGATTAGCCCCACCGCTCTGTATTACCAGCGAAGAGATAAAAGAATGTATTTTTATCATTCAAAAAACATTAAAGGAAATTGAGTAA